One Glycine max cultivar Williams 82 chromosome 6, Glycine_max_v4.0, whole genome shotgun sequence DNA segment encodes these proteins:
- the LOC100799413 gene encoding long-chain-alcohol oxidase FAO1 produces the protein MRKECHPLLRGGRGDNKYKHGFSTAEMESLTSICEVVLPPLPMDALKIRKEDHDDDDSSNKSLQSFLDISASRYPIPHEVAEMITKRSLIETVILIRVVLWLLATRLGTLLLCGFLCLGENWPYINKFSNISLEKREKIMQKWLKHRFLTPIRLTFACIKVLCLFVFFSWVDENGDNPAWKAIGYEVPADEKMTNTSNTRPLEKGIIETMNESDSTLQQSLANKGLNVTLDSKSNILKVKCDALVVGSGCGGGVAAAVLSSAGHKVVVLEKGNYFTPQDYSSLEGPSMNQLYETGGILASVDSRVLVLAGSTVGGGSAVNWSACIKTPHKVLKEWSESHKLPFFSSQEYLSAMENVCERIGVTENCSQEGFQNQVLRKGCQNLGLKVDYVPRNSSGNHYCSCGYGCPKGEKQGTQDTWLADAVERDAVIITGCKAERFLLESNRSGNGRKKKCLGVTAKTLNSRITMKLQIEAKVTISAGGALLTPPLLISSGLKNKNIGKNLHLHPVLMTWGYFPESNDSEFKGKVYEGGIITSVHKVPSPDSNSDSRAIIETPLLGPASFAALCPWESGQDFKERMLNYPRTSHLITIIRDMACGQVTTEGRISYKLNEVDKENMKAGLKQALRILIAAGAVEVGTHRSDGQRLKCDGIGENEVQEFLDSVCPMEGALSPGEKWNIYSSAHQMGSCRMGVSEKEGAVDENGETWEAEGLFVCDASVLPSAVGVNPMITVQSTAYCISNRIVDYLRRD, from the exons ATGAGAAAAGAGTGTCATCCTTTGTTAAGGGGAGGGAGAGGAGATAACAAATATAAACATGGATTTTCTACGGCTGAGATGGAGTCACTGACAAGCATATGTGAAGTTGTGTTGCCTCCTTTGCCTATGGATGCTCTGAAGATCAGAAAGGAAgaccatgatgatgatgattctagCAATAAGAGTCTTCAGTCCTTCTTGGATATTTCTGCTTCTCGCTATCCAATCCCTCATGAG GTTGCCGAGATGATAACTAAGAGAAGTTTAATTGAAACAGTAATACTGATTAGAGTGGTTTTATGGCTGCTGGCAACAAGGTTGGGCACCTTGTTGCTCTGTGGTTTCCTCTGTCTTGGTGAAAATTGGCCCTATATCAACAAGTTCTCAAACATATCTttggagaaaagagaaaagattaTGCAGAAGTGGTTGAAGCATAGGTTCCTCACACCCATTAGACTGACCTTTGCTTGCATCAAAGTCTTGTGcctctttgtttttttctcttgg GTTGATGAAAATGGTGATAACCCAGCATGGAAAGCCATTGGATATGAGGTACCTGCTGATGAGAAAATGACCAACACCTCCAACACTAGGCCCCTTGAAAAGGGGATTATAGAAACCATGAATGAATCTGACTCCACTCTTCAACAGTCTCTTGCCAATAAAGGCCTCAATGTTACACTAGACTCCAAAAGCAACATCCTCAAAGTCAAATGTGATGCACTAGTTGTTGGTTCAGGTTGTGGTGGAGGAGTTGCAGCTGCTGTTCTTTCAAGTGCTGGTCACAAGGTGGTTGTTCTTGAGAAAGGAAACTATTTTACTCCTCAGGATTATTCATCTCTAGAAGGACCTTCCATGAATCAACTATATGAAACTGGAGGGATCCTTGCTTCTGTGGACTCAAGAGTACTAGTTTTGGCAGGATCAACAGTGGGAGGTGGCTCTGCTGTTAATTGGTCAGCATGCATTAAAACCCCACACAAGGTGTTAAAAGAGTGGTCTGAGAGCCACAAGCTTCCCTTCTTTTCAAGCCAAGAATATCTCTCTGCAATGGAAAATGTGTGTGAAAGGATTGGTGTCACAGAAAACTGTTCACAAGAGGGATTCCAAAACCAAGTGCTGAGAAAAGGGTGTCAAAATCTTGGCCTCAAAGTTGACTATGTGCCAAGAAACTCTTCAGGGAATCACTACTGCTCATGTGGTTATGGCTGTcctaaaggagagaaacaagGGACTCAAGATACGTGGCTTGCAGATGCAGTTGAAAGAGATGCAGTAATAATAACAGGATGCAAAGCTGAGAGGTTCTTGTTGGAAAGTAACAGGAGTGGAAATGGCAGAAAGAAGAAATGTTTAGGAGTGACGGCAAAAACATTAAACAGCAGAATCACAATGAAGCTACAAATTGAGGCCAAAGTGACAATTTCTGCTGGTGGAGCACTTTTGACACCCCCTTTGTTAATCTCTAGTGGACTAAAAAACAAGAACATTGGTAAAAACCTTCATCTCCACCCTGTGCTAATGACATGGGGATACTTCCCAGAATCAAATGATTCAGAATTCAAAGGCAAAGTCTATGAGGGAGGTATAATAACATCAGTCCATAAAGTGCCATCACCAGACTCCAATTCAGATTCAAGGGCCATAATTGAAACCCCTTTGCTAGGACCAGCATCCTTTGCAGCACTGTGTCCTTGGGAATCAGGACAAGACTTCAAAGAAAGAATGCTGAATTACCCTAGAACTTCACATTTGATCACAATAATAAGAGACATGGCTTGTGGACAGGTAACAACAGAAGGAAGGATCAGCTACAAGCTGAATGAAGTTGACAAGGAGAACATGAAGGctggcttgaaacaagcactGAGGATTCTTATAGCTGCAGGAGCAGTTGAGGTAGGAACACACAGAAGTGATGGTCAAAGACTTAAGTGTGATGGCATTGGTGAAAATGAAGTGCAAGAGTTTTTGGACAGTGTATGTCCAATGGAGGGGGCACTTTCACCAGGTGAGAAATGGAACATATATAGTTCTGCACATCAAATGGGGAGCTGCAGAATGGGGGTCAGTGAAAAAGAAGGTGCAGTTGATGAAAATGGGGAGACATGGGAGGCTGAAGGGTTGTTTGTTTGTGATGCTAGTGTGCTTCCAAGTGCTGTTGGTGTCAATCCCATGATCACAGTTCAATCAACTGCATACTGCATCTCTAATAGAATAGTAGATTATCTTAGAAGGGATTAA